The Rhipicephalus sanguineus isolate Rsan-2018 chromosome 7, BIME_Rsan_1.4, whole genome shotgun sequence genome includes a window with the following:
- the LOC119398795 gene encoding uncharacterized protein LOC119398795 encodes MIEENNVPIPFANAGWTRNLSKCPVSCDGVWEYLDSHTSTVRQAHRGWALHDEGYVANQMLNTTTADPEVGLLRGTCKPSMKTGSVYEVMAWYEKTTGDIIGAYCQCIAGVADLATTGRNQPPSCTDLPCKWIVPPEAKKPAPKVPLKEITFRKHMINKPPYEKKKREYKPYRPSAVPPHQTDVESLKENLLACCPELQVLRYLGPANEEPQNIDEPSEILIDDNEDLRGEGAMALVDAYLASVKPLCQEDRDRICIQTAGQASNKSWYTARIGRLTASLFKRICRCIKPEGLLKTLLYPSDRAVSEALVYGRVHEKDAVDAYVAILRHLDSTVEVLETGLHVHNKYPFVAASPARIVTVNGEEGLLEVKCPFSKRGLTREEACADRAFCSTFQDGEAILKRDHQYFYQVQGQMAVTGHKWCDFVLWVESGNPTEPHQINAERIDFDINFWEQEILPLLLHFMRHTLVPELLTKRVKRLGKLYTCGQYVSHKMLQRGFYVCEPRDDLLVKIRKLK; translated from the exons ATGATTGAAGAGAATAATGTGCCCATCCCGTTTGCAAACGCGGGATGGACGCGAAATTTGTCCAAGTGCCCCGTGAGCTGCGACGGCGTATGGGAATACTTGGACTCTCACACATCCACCGTTCGCCAGGCGCATCGTGGTTGGGCGCTACACGATGAAGGTTACGTGGCCAATCAAATGCTCAATACGACTACCGCCGATCCAGAAGTTGGACTTCTAAGAGGAACTTGTAAGCCATCTATGAAGACGGGCAGCGTGTACGAGGTCATGGCGTGGTACGAGAAAACAACGGGTGACATCATCGGCGCTTATTGCCAGTGCATCGCAGG CGTCGCCGACCTGGCGACTACTGGGCGCAATCAACCGCCTTCGTGTACGGACTTGCCATGCAAATGGATTGTGCCCCCAGAAG CAAAGAAGCCAGCCCCTAAGGTGCCGTTGAAGGAGATCACATTTAGAAAGCATATGATAAATAAGCCACcatatgaaaagaagaaaagggagTACAAGCCGTACAGACCAAGTGCTGTCCCACCGCACCAAACTGACGTGGAAAGTTTGAAAGAGAACTTGTTGGCATGCTGCCCGGAACTTCAAGTGCTGCGGTACTTGGGACCAGCAAATGAAGAACCTCAAAATATTGATGAACCGTCAGAGATTTTAATTGATGATAATGAGGACCTGCGGGGAGAAGGTGCTATGGCACTGGTTGATGCATACTTGGCATCAGTGAAGCCCCTATGTCAAGAGGACAGGGACAGAATATGTATCCAAACAGCAGGACAAGCTAGCAACAAATCTTGGTATACAGCCAGGATTGGTCGTCTGACAGCATCGTTATTTAAGAGGATATGTCGGTGTATAAAGCCTGAGGGCCTTCTTAAAACGCTGCTCTATCCTAGTGATAGGGCAGTGTCCGAAGCACTTGTATATGGGCGAGTCCATGAAAAGGATGCTGTCGATGCGTATGTAGCTATTTTGAGGCATCTTGACAGCACTGTCGAAGTCCTTGAGACTGGCCTTCATGTACATAATAAGTATCCATTTGTGGCAGCCTCGCCAGCTAGGATTGTCACAGTGAATGGAGAAGAAGGCCTTCTCGAGGTGAAATGCCCCTTTTCCAAGCGAGGATTGACGAGAGAAGAAGCCTGCGCCGACAGAGCTTTCTGCTCCACCTTCCAGGACGGTGAAGCTATTCTGAAAAGGGATCACCAGTATTTCTACCAAGTGCAAGGACAGATGGCTGTTACGGGACATAAGTGGTGCGATTTCGTTCTGTGGGTTGAGTCGGGCAACCCAACCGAGCCCCACCAAATTAATGCCGAACGCATAGACTTCGACATCAATTTCTGGGAGCAGGAGATCCTTCCTCTACTGCTACACTTTATGCGGCACACGCTTGTGCCCGAGCTACTCACGAAACGTGTGAAACGTCTAGGAAAGCTTTACACGTGTGGGCAGTATGTGTCACACAAGATGCTCCAGCGAGGATTTTATGTGTGTGAACCTCGGGATGACCTCCTAGTGAAAATCAGGAAACTTAAGTGA
- the LOC119400736 gene encoding uncharacterized protein LOC119400736, whose amino-acid sequence MECPEHDATPTGALLPVQPPGNGEPDTPMSGTAPTDVIPTPEASRDDSKPGPSQMCSRHDEQEPTVQEKIALLRKTISLLERRNVKLEERLDQAMSRLLTLGLIEKSSKDCLYYTGLPNYGVFQSLFNYLKPRASMMSYWGWEKKTGSDVRGRPKEIELVTEFFMVLVRLKTGMAGRELARNFMMSPTQVSRIFATWINFLEQELEQLTKLPTREAIAQYLPKSFKGFENTRLVLDATEVRSERPSSFHGQRQTFSPYKHYNTYKVLIGCTPDGYVAYASRIWGGSVSDKTILQSSGLLDRLQSGDAIMVDKGFTFPYLPQGITIYRPPFREPHETQMTPQAVEDTRRIACARVHVERAIARVKSLHILDGAFPISMIDIGEQIFKVCCLLSNFKRPLIKNAH is encoded by the exons ATGGAATGTCCAGAGCATGATGCTACACCTACAGGAGCATTACTGCCAGTCCAACCACCAGGGAATG GTGAACCCGACACACCTATGAGTGGCACTGCACCAACTGACGTGATCCCTACACCTGAAGCATCTCGAGATG ATTCTAAGCCAGGCCCCAGCCAAATGTGTTCCAGACATGACGAACAAGAACCAACTGTGCAAGAAAAAATTGCACTTTTACGCAAGACCATTTCCTTGCTGGAGAGGCGAAACGTCAAGTTGGAAGAACGTTTGGACCAGGCCATGTCACGACTTCTGACACTAGGCTTAATTGAGAAGTCGTCGAAGGATTGTTTATACTACACTGGCCTTCCTAATTATGGCGTTTTTCAAAGCCTGTTTAATTACCTCAAACCTCGTGCTAGTATGATGTCGTACTGGGGCTGGgagaaaaaaacaggaagtgatgTTCGTGGCCGCCCAAAGGAGATTGAACTTGTCACTGAATTTTTTATGGTGCTAGTGCGCCTGAAAACTGGCATGGCAGGGAGAGAGCTAGCACGGAACTTTATGATGTCGCCAACCCAAGTTAGCCGTATTTTTGCCACATGGATAAATTTCCTTGAGCAAGAACTCGAGCAACTCACGAAGTTACCAACACGAGAAGCCATTGCACAGTACCTTCCAAAATCATTTAAGGGGTTTGAAAATACAAGGCTGGTTTTGGATGCAACTGAAGTTCGGTCAGAACGTCCTTCTTCGTTTCATGGCCAACGGCAGACATTTTCACCATACAAACATTACAATACTTATAAAGTCCTGATAGGGTGTACACCAGATGGCTATGTCGCCTACGCTTCCAGAATCTGGGGAGGATCAGTCTCAGATAAGACCATTCTGCAAAGTTCTGGGCTACTTGATCGCTTGCAGTCTGGGGATGCTATCATGGTAGATAAAGGCTTTACATTTCCTTATTTACCCCAAGGAATCACAATTTACAGGCCACCGTTTCGTGAGCCGCATGAGACACAAATGACACCTCAAGCTGTGGAAGATACCCGTCGCATTGCATGTGCAAGAGTGCACGTTGAGCGAGCCATTGCACGTGTCAAAAGTTTGCATATTCTTGATGGGGCATTCCCAATCAGTATGATTGACATCGGAGAACAGATATTTAAGGTGTGTTGCTTGTTAAGCAACTTTAAAAGGCCACTGATAAAGAATGCCCACTAG